The Planctellipticum variicoloris DNA window CCTGGCTCAACTCCGGCGACGTGATCCATCTCACCGAAACCGGGCCCGAACTCCAGTTCGAGGCCCCGCCATCATCCTCACCCCAGGTCGCCGCGACGGCGCCCGCCAGTCCGCCTGTGACTGCAACGCCCCCGTTCAAAGCTCCGGAAACCAAGGCCACTCCCCGAACGCCAGCAGCAACCCTCCCCGCGGCGCCGCCGGTCGCCGCTGTTGAATCCGCGGTGTCTGCCGGAACCTGGCGCCCCACGCCAAAACTTCTCGCCGGCGGTGCCCTCTCGCTCGCCCTGGTCGCCGTCGTCTGGGGCATCTGGCCCCGCAATGACCACGCCGCCCCCGCGCCGGTTGTCCCGCCAACCCCGAAGCCGGAAACCGTCGCACCAGCGAAGCCGGCCCCGTCCGCCGATCCGCAGGAATGCCTCGTGCTCATCGGCATCGGCGACCTGCGCAGCGACAATCGACCCCACATCCTCGGCATCGGCTGGCTCTGGAACGATCGCACCGCCGTCGTGCCCCGCACGCTCGGCGACACCCTCTCCGAACTGGTCGTCGCCACCGGCCGCGAAGGAGAACCGCGACAGGCCTGCGTCATTCAAGGCGTCCCGCTCGAAGTCGGCGAGATCACTCATCCCTCCGGAAACTCCGACATCTCACTCGTCCATCTCAAACAACCGGCCGAACTCGCCTTCCCCATGAGTCAGCGCTGGCGCCGCGTCACCGCGGCCGATATCGAACGCCTCCGATCGCGCAGCAAGTCGCTCTCGTATCTCTCCTACGCCCCGCTCCCCCGCTCCCCCAAACTTCGCGGTACCCACGGCTTCTCGCTCCATCCCTACGATCCCGAGTCCGTCCGCCTTACCACGGAAGAAGCCCGGCTGCTCTACGAACAGCGCCGACATCTCCTGAAATCCGACGACCCGGCCACGCGCCTCGAACGGGGCGGCCTGCTCCTCGACCCCGACCAGAAAATCGTCGGCATGACGTTGCTCGATTCGTCCATCGTCTGGACCGACGCCCTCGAAGCCGCGCTCGGAACTCCCTGATCATCGCAGCACAGGATTCGTCTCCATGAAACTTCATCCCGCCTGCCGGCTGGCCTGCCTGATCGGTCTGCTGGCTTCCCCCTCGCCAGCCTCCGCTCAATCCGCGCTCATTCGAGACCTGCTCTACGACCTGCGATTCGTCGAACGCGAAGAAGCCGCGGCCAAGGCGATCCGCCTCAAATGGATCAGCGAGGAACGGACCCGGATCCGCGAAGAGCTCACCAAGTACGAAGACGAACTGACCGAACTGCGCAAAAGCGTCCCCGATCCCATCAAGCCCCGCGTCCTGCCCCCCGCGGCCGCCAAGGCCCAGGATCGGGCCCAGACCAACTTCAACCTCTGGGCCGCAACCAACGATCCCCTCCGCAACGTCGCTATCATGAAGGGAACCGGGCTGAATGCCCTGATCCGGATTCTCGGCCCCATCGCTCACTGCCGTCGGCAGCGGGGCAGCTCCAGCCAGAATCAGGCCAACTTCCCCAGCCTCTCCCCCGGAGCCGCGCTGACGACGACCGACATGGCCCATCTCCGGCTCTCCCCGGCTACCTCGGCGGGGTCGCGCGTCGCCGTCCGGCTCAACCAGCTCCCGCTCGAAATCCAGTGGTCCCCGATCATGAGCCAGTACTGGCGGTCCGACTGCGACAGCATCCTCAAGGTCCGCGACGCTTTCACCAGCCAGCTCGCGTTCGCCAGTTCCGGGAATCACGTTCACCTGGAAAGCGGCGAACTGCTCGACAAATCGATCGAACTGCTGCAGGCCAAGGTGCTCCTCAAAAAGAAGCTGATCGCCAAAGACCCCAACCTGACCATCGCCAAACGGACTCAGATCCATCGCGAACTTCAGGAAGCCGTCCGCTACCTGGAGACCGTTCGGGCCACCGCCGAGCGGTTCAAGAACGTCCCCGGCGACTACAAGATCCGGACCTTCTCAGGCGGCTCGATCGAAGACTTCATCGACTTCTGCTACGTCCACGGCATGATCTTCCAGGAGGGCCGGCGCGACGACGAGGAAGCCTACATGAAGGTCTTCCATCGCATGCAGGACTACGCCCACGACGTGCAATACGTCGAAGACTGGAAAAGCGACGTCGAACAGCGCATCCGCGAGCTCGACGCCCAGGACCAGGCCCTCGTCTGGCGCGCGTCCCGCCAGTAGTCTCCCCCCCGATTCCCCCGGCGGGCGACCGTCACTCCTTGGATTCTTCCTCGGACGTCTTTTCAGCCGCACCGGGCGTGAACTTCAGCGACACCGAGTTGATGCAGTACCGCTGACCCGTCGGCGTCTGCGGCGCATCGTCAAAGATGTGTCCCAGATGCGAATCGCACTTCGAACACGTCACCTCCGTCCGCACCATCCCGTGCGAAACGTCCGCCGTCAGCTTCACGCGATCCCCCGCCTCGGCCGCGTAAAACGCCGGCCACCCGCACCCGGAGTTGAACTTCGCCTTCGACGCAAACAGCACCTGCCCGCACGCCGCGCAGGAATACGTCCCCGGCTCAAAGTGCTCGTCATACTTGTTCACAAACGGCCGCTCCGTCCCCTTCTGCCGCAGCACGTGGTACTGCTCGGGAGACAGCAGCGACTTCCATTCATCATCGGAGCGAACAACTTTCTCGGACATGGTCTCGGGCTCCAGAGCGGGGGCGGTCTGCACCATCGGATCGGCCGTCGCGGCGGGCGTCGCGGCGGGCGTCGCCGGAGTGTGAACAGCCGACGGCGCCGTTCCACAGCCCGCCAGCATCCCGCAGGCCAGAATCAGTATTCGACGAGAGGGCATCCTGCACTTTCCAATCAGGGGAGTTGTCACGATTACGGCGTCGGCACGTGAGCACTCAACACAACCACGCTTTGTGTCGTACCATCGCCGGTGGCCGACGTAAACCCTCCGACCACTTCCGGCACGCCGTCCTTCAGCCGGACCGTCGTCCGTCCCGTTTGCACTTTCTTCGACGGCGGCAGCGGAAAATCCTTCTCACCCTCGGCCTGCGGCTGGCCAGGCTGCGGTTCGAAGCGACTTTGCTCCACCTTCAATTCCACCAGAATTGTACCGGCCTCTTCCACACGCGACGTGGCGGAAATCAGCGTCCCCGCCTCTTCTCGCGAGAACGTCGGCTGCTGCTGCATCATCGGGTTCCCGCCGCGACCGCCGGGAAAAACCGTTCTGCCGGTGATCAGCGGGACGACTTCGCTGAACTGAAACTCCGCGGCGCTCTGCTCCAGTGTGTGAACCTTGATCCGGGTCAGGTGCGTCAGCTTGCCCGCTTTCGACCACGCATCAATCTGCTCCAGCATCGCCGGACCCGCCGGTCGCCCGGCAGCCGCGGCTCCCTCCGATGGAACCGATGCCGTCGCCAGCACGATCTCAAGCTGGACCACCTTTCCTGCCGCCGGCGGTTCCTCCGCCCGCAGCCCGGCACACACGCTCAACGCAGCCAGTACGGCACTGCAGAATCTCATCCGAATCATGGCTCGCATCCTCCATCAGGTGACTCCGGTCGCGGACAGTCCACTCTGACGAATTGAACACGTCCGGAAAACAGCGGTTTCGCAGGAATCCGGAATTCTCGGCCCCGCCCCGCCCCTCTGGCATCCACTGCTCCCCCTCCGTAAGCTGATCGCAGCACCCCATCCGACACCTGCGACGAAAGACCCGCCGATGCGACTGCCGCGCCTCGCCCTGCTGGCTCCCCTCCTCGCCGCCACCGGCGCCCTCGCCGCCGAACCCGCCTGGCAGCGCATCCAGCTCGACGACACCTTCCGCGCCGAAGGCTCCGCCGTCGGCGACTTCAACCGCGACGGCCGGCTCGACGTCAGCGCCGGCGAGTTCCTCTACCTCGCCCCCGACTGGAAACCGACCGAAGTCCTTCCCCCCGGCAAGTACGTCTACGACCAGGGCTACAGCAACAGCTTCGCCGCCTGGGCCTTCGACGTGAACCAGGACGGCTGGGACGACATCATCCACGTCCGCTTCCCCGGCCAACCCTGCCACTGGCTCGAAAACCCCCAGGGGCAGCCCGGCCACTGGAAACAGCACGAAATCTGGCACAGCGCCTGCAACGAAACCGTCCTCTTCACCGACGTCACCGGCGACGGCAAGCCCGAGCTTATCATGGGCTCCCAGCCCGAGCGGCAGATGGGTTTCCTCGAAGTCCCGCCCCCCGACAAGTGCCGCGACAAGTGGACTTTCCACGCCATCAGCGAAGCCGGCGAGCCCGGACAGAACGGCTCACACCACTTCTATCACGGCCTCGGGACAGGAGATATCAACGGCGACGGTCGGCGCGACGTCCTGATCCCCCACGGCTGGTGGGAAGCCCCGATGGACCGCCGGGCCGGGCTCTGGCGGTTTCATCCGTGGTCGCTGTCGAAGAACAACCAGGGCAACCCCCTCCCCGCCGCCAACCTGCAGGCCATCGACCTCGACCTCGACGGGGACAACGACGTCATCATGAGCTCCGCCCACCAGTACGGCGTCTGGTGGTTCGAGAACCCGGGCGGCGACTTCACCGACCCGTTCAAGTTCCACCTCATCGACGAATCCCTCTCCCAGACCCACGCCCTCGAACTGGTCGACTTCCACGGCGACGGAGTCCCCGCCCTCGTCACCGGCAAACGCTTCTTCGCCCACAACGGCAAAGGGGACCCCGGCGAACACGACCCCGTCCTCATCGTCTACTACGACATCCTCCGCCACAGAGGCCAGCCCCCCACGTTCGTCCGCCACGAGATCGAAGCCGGCCTCGGGACGGGGATCGGGACCCAGTTCACGGTGCAGGATCTCAACCGGGATGGCACTCTCGATCTGATTCTGGCCAATAAGAAGGGGGTGAACCTGCTCCTGCAGCAGCGTGTCCGGTGATCGGGGGACTTTGCGGAAGTGCTGAAGGGGCGGACTGTTACGCCGGCGTCGGCGCTTCGTCCGGGTGGCCGAAAAAAACCGGACGGCGAGCGCTTGCCCTCTCTGTGCGAAGCGCGTATCCTTCACGACTCGCACCGAGCCCAGGTGGCGGAACTGGCAGACGCGCTAGGTTCAGGACCTAGTGGTAGTAATACCGTGCAGGTTCGATTCCTGTCCTGGGCACCTTGATACGGAAGGGGTTACGACGACCGCAGGCGCCGACGCCCACGAATTCGCCGAGTGATTGGCGTGAGTTGGGGAAGTCTGGGAGCCGTGCGGGGGGTCGCTCCGCAGTGTCAGCAGGCGAATCCCACACGCCGGTCGGTCTCATCCGTTGAGACCGGTCGGCGTGTTGGCTTTCCGGGGCGGGGTTCCGCAGGGCTCTGCGGAGTTTGAGCGGTGATTCCGCCCCCATGACTTCTCGCCCCCGCGACCGGCGATCCACAGCCCCGCGATAGAGCCGGCGGCCGGTCGGTCGGTCGTCAGAGGGCGGACGATGGCGGCTGACGCGAACCGCCGCGGCGTCTGCGAATGCAGGCGACCCGATGGCGGGCGGCTGTGATGCGCGCGGCGGTTGGCTTCGAATCAGGCCGCCGGTTGTCGGCGGCGACGTCCTGCTCCGACCGCCAGGCCCAGGCTGGCGATGCTGGCGAGGGCCAGGGAGGCGGGTTCGGGGACGACGGGGTCACGGGGATCAAGCGTGGCTTCGAAGGCGACCGTTTCGCCGGAATTGAACAGATTGAGGGGTCCGGCGGTGGTGGGATCGTTCGTGAACTGGCCCACAAACGGATCGCCGTAGATCAGGCTTCTGTTCGTGGTCAGGTCGTAGGTGGCGAGCGCGGGATTGTTCAGCGCGTCGACGCGATCGAGTCCCGATGAGACCTCGGAGAAGCCGACCGACGACTCCGTCTGATCCAGGAACAGCCGGTAGACGTTGAGCAGCTTGCCGCTGCCGACGCCGGTGATGGTGAAGGTGACTGAGGAGGCGACGTTGAAGTACGTGGCGCCTGCGACGTCATACACGTTCGCGGTGTCCGCGGTCAGCTCGAACAGGAAGTCGGCGTTTGCGAAGCTGAGGCCATTGAGGTTGCCGTCGACAACTCCCGAGAAGCGATAGGTGATGGGAGCGGCGACGGCGTCCGTCGTCCACAGCAGGGCTGCCATCAGCAGCGTCGCGGAAAGTGCAGATCTCATGGCCCGTCCTCCGTGGCAGGGAATGGCAGTGCTGGATTTTCCCGGGCCACGAATCGCCGAGAAAGACCGAGTCCGAGCGCGTGCGAGCCAGCCGACACGCGGCAGGGCAAGGTATCGACGGAGGCCGGGCGGTCGCAATGGGTTGGCGCGAGTTTCCCTGGAAATGCCGGATGTCGGCCGCCGGGCCAGTGAAGCGCATCCAGATGTTAGCGCCCGCCGGTCGCGATCCGGCGATCTTCAGACTGGCCGGTGTCCGCGGTGTTCGATGCGGTCATCCGGTGCATTCGCTTTCGTCCGGTTTCTGTACCGGGCCGGCGGACGCGGGATCGACTGACATGCCGGCCCCGCTGGTCGACTGGCTCGCCGAGCATCTGGGAATCGACATCGTCCGGCAGTGGTCGCTCGACCGGTCGTACCTGGAGCTGCTGACGACGGCCCAGCTCCAGGAGCTGGCGGCCGAATGGAAGCTGCGATCAACCGACACGAAGCGGGGCGGCCTCATCGAGTGGCTGGCCGAAGCCGGCCGGGGAAAGCCTTGCCCGAAAGCGGTGCGGGGGATCAAGGCGGTTTCGCTGGTGTGACGCATTGCCGGCCAGTGGAGCCTTAATTGACGAGACTGGACAACGCGTTGATGAATAATCCGAGTCAGATCGTATTTCCACTGCAACATGACATAGCCGGAAGAACTTGCAACGACTCACACTGATTCTAGTTTGTCGATCACTCGCCCGAGCACTTCTCTCACCGCTGTGACACCTTCAAGCTGCCACGTGACTCGCGGAAACTCCAGGAGTACTTCGTATGGCTGCAATCTACCGTTACGGCGGCGAACAAAGGAACCGTAGGAGCGTATCGCGGTATCGACCCTTTCATTCAGTGCTTCCCTCGCGCTTCTCCAATCGGTACCGACTCCGAGAGTTGGACGGAGAGAGTGCACCGTAACAGTGATGCCGTCCGTTCCAAGAGATGAGCAATGAATCCCGGATTGCCCCGAAAGCGATCTGAATTCGTCAACACCTTCTCTTTCGCTCAATCCAACCATTGAAAACCGCAACTCAGTAGAAAACTCACTGACGCTCAAAATACGCCCAGCTTCGAATTGGCCAACTTCCAGTAGAATCCGCGACAGCTCATCTGCGACTTCGGACATGGTCCGAGGGCGGTCCTGAGGGTTGCGCTCACTGCATGCCTCGTAGAGACGCTGAAGACGCAGTGCCGGATCGTGACTTATCCACGTACCGAGTGTGCTGCGCAGCGGGACAAGATTCTCTGCAAGTCCA harbors:
- the msrB gene encoding peptide-methionine (R)-S-oxide reductase MsrB, producing the protein MPSRRILILACGMLAGCGTAPSAVHTPATPAATPAATADPMVQTAPALEPETMSEKVVRSDDEWKSLLSPEQYHVLRQKGTERPFVNKYDEHFEPGTYSCAACGQVLFASKAKFNSGCGWPAFYAAEAGDRVKLTADVSHGMVRTEVTCSKCDSHLGHIFDDAPQTPTGQRYCINSVSLKFTPGAAEKTSEEESKE
- a CDS encoding FHA domain-containing protein, giving the protein MPVKLTIERQTLQFETDSVGIGSAADNLIALPGDNRLAPRHAVLKSVNGRWILEVLDGCPVRIGDGRPVRFAWLNSGDVIHLTETGPELQFEAPPSSSPQVAATAPASPPVTATPPFKAPETKATPRTPAATLPAAPPVAAVESAVSAGTWRPTPKLLAGGALSLALVAVVWGIWPRNDHAAPAPVVPPTPKPETVAPAKPAPSADPQECLVLIGIGDLRSDNRPHILGIGWLWNDRTAVVPRTLGDTLSELVVATGREGEPRQACVIQGVPLEVGEITHPSGNSDISLVHLKQPAELAFPMSQRWRRVTAADIERLRSRSKSLSYLSYAPLPRSPKLRGTHGFSLHPYDPESVRLTTEEARLLYEQRRHLLKSDDPATRLERGGLLLDPDQKIVGMTLLDSSIVWTDALEAALGTP
- a CDS encoding FG-GAP repeat domain-containing protein, whose translation is MRLPRLALLAPLLAATGALAAEPAWQRIQLDDTFRAEGSAVGDFNRDGRLDVSAGEFLYLAPDWKPTEVLPPGKYVYDQGYSNSFAAWAFDVNQDGWDDIIHVRFPGQPCHWLENPQGQPGHWKQHEIWHSACNETVLFTDVTGDGKPELIMGSQPERQMGFLEVPPPDKCRDKWTFHAISEAGEPGQNGSHHFYHGLGTGDINGDGRRDVLIPHGWWEAPMDRRAGLWRFHPWSLSKNNQGNPLPAANLQAIDLDLDGDNDVIMSSAHQYGVWWFENPGGDFTDPFKFHLIDESLSQTHALELVDFHGDGVPALVTGKRFFAHNGKGDPGEHDPVLIVYYDILRHRGQPPTFVRHEIEAGLGTGIGTQFTVQDLNRDGTLDLILANKKGVNLLLQQRVR